The window CCCTCTACTggttcaagagttcgagggacgtcatcgagctaaaggtGTGCTGAACACggtggtgccgtacgttcggtactaagatcggttggatcgtgaagatgttcgactacatcaaccgcgttacctaacacttccgctttcggtctacgagggtacgtggacacactctccccctctcgttgctatgcatctcctagatagatcttgcgtgattgtaggacattttttgaaattgcatgctacgttccccaacattacttCCTTCCTCTCCAACTTTACTTCTTGTTCCTACTTATTTCCTAGAGTACTcttcctttttttgttttattttctagaACACTCTTTCCTTCTCCAAGACCATGGACCACTTGGCCGCTTTAGatcttttcttcttatttttggAACACTCTTTCTTTTCTACTATAGCATGAACCACCTGGTCAATGTAGTGTTATGTTATCGTTGCCCGCAAATGTTTCGGCAACCGTCAACATGTGGACATCTGGACATCTTGTAGAGCATGGTCATCATCCATCTTGGTGAACGCTTAGTCGTCCATGTCAGGAGCGCATGGTGAACATTGTTCATGTTGGCAAGCGGTACTCGGCCATGTCGTTGAGAGCCTATTTGATGGTCCTTGCATGCGAGCGTTTTCAAAATGATTCGATGCAATTAATTGCCTGCTCAATTAATCAATTACACAAATAATTAATTATCTACCTAATTCTTTGCATGCCCAATTAACTACCAACCAAACCAATTAATTATATGCCTAACTGAAAAAATCCCTACATCTAATTATCTATAGGAAAATTAATTATTTGCCTAATTAATCAATTATATTAATGATTTGGTTTTCAAATTGACTCGGTGTGAAAAAATTCGTACTAAATGGACCTAATTAATTTCTCATGTAATTAACTATCTAGCTAATTAATTACATTAATGGTTTGATTTCCAAATTGATTAAGCACTCGATTTCCTAATTATTTTCACATGAATGGTTGTTAGGATCGATGACTATGTAAATATTCCCTTTGATAATAGAGATATTACACATTTTATGTGCCTCTTGTATTATTCGATTGAGCCTTGGTGGTAAAGACGCTCTTGCAGTAGATTCATTTGTGCAAGGCCTGCCGAGTATTATAGAACACATTTTCTTAACAATTTTTTTGACATTTGAATGAATACACTTGATTTCAAAATGTAGCCTATCTGGCTCCCTGTAAGACTGACAAGAAATATAATATGACCGCATCCATGAACGCATATACATGGTGGTTTGATAACCCGCCTGCCGCCATGGCCGTCCTTGACGCCGTGCGCCACGCCCTGGCATTCTCGTGCACCGCATCAGCGCTAGGCTTGGCCACGGCATCCTCCATGGGGTCGTGCACAGCGTCCCTGCGCAGGGGCGCGTGGATGTGTACACCCATCTTGAATCCCTGCTACTCCCGTAGGAGTTATGAGATTTCCacaaagaggaagggtgatgtagcACAACAACAACAAatattttcctcagttaagaaccaatgtttaatagaACTAGCATGATTTAACAATCTAATAAGATAAGCAGCATCTGCACACAGACAAAATAAAAGCTTGTAGCCAACTTGGCAAGGGGGGCGCCAATCCCCCGTGGCTTGCTAATTGCAATGTTAAAAGAAAATAGTGGATACATAGTGGTAAGGCAAAACGGCAaatggcaaaagaaaataaaagagcaaTTTTGTAGAAGCAATTGTTAatggagaatagactcgggggccatagtttcactagtgacATCTCTCTCGAAAGTATGGTAGACAAATtgttgttgggaaattgatagaaaatcaaCAATTTATAACTATGGTTATTCCTGGCATAATCATGTATATGCATTACATCTATGATAAGTAAACTATTGTCccgctgcatctactactattactccacctcggaactgctatccagcatgcatctcatgGTATTAAGTTTATGAAAAACAGAACAAcacaataagcaagatgacatatatAGATAGAAAAACCATCTAGCAATAAGATTAAACCTCGTCGTTTTATGCTtagtgacaacaatacaatacatgccttcgtcctttctgtcactggattagagcaccgtgagattgaacccactactatgCACCACTCCCTATGAAGAACTATCCATCTATCTTGGCTAGAGAAGACAAATAGATCTGAAAGCATACATAGCTACTCAATTATACAACAAAGAAACTTCAAGAGATTCAATAAAAttcaatgaacaatctgatcataaatctacaattcatcggatcccaacaaagacACCATAAAAATTACATCAGATTGATCTCGAAGGTGAGTATGATATTGAATATCCAAAAGAGAGAGAAAAACCATCCAACTagtactatggacccataggtcctaaaagaactactcacacaccaTCATtaaggcagcaaggttgatgaagagaCCTCCTCCAATGGCTTACCCCTCCAGCAGAACTATAGaatagggctatagatgggatctcTTCGGAACAGAACCTTGTGACAGTGATACAATTCTCTTTGAAGAATGACGGATGGTTTCGGTATTTACAGGAATTTATGGCGGTGGAATTGGGTCAAAACGCTACACGTGCGCCCCACAAACCTAGGTGGCATGCCTTCCCAGGGCGCGCCACCTGTCCTTGTGAGCTTCGTGCCTCCTCCCGACGTCTCCCAAAGCTTCCTGTgttccttctagtccataaaaaataatCAAAAATTGGCATTGTGTTTGGACCTTCCTaagtattgattttctgcaaaaacaaaaacaagcaaaaaaataggaactgacactagacactaaattaataggttagtcccaaaaaatatataAATTACATACCATTTATTAAGGAAAGATCATAAACGTAATTGAAACATAAATGGGACCACGTGCGACAAGGCCATCAATGACACTCATCTATCAAGGTAAGGAAAGTTCTGATCCACAGTATTAAGAGGGAAGGTCAAAAAATTAGTATGAAAACCAAAAAGTGGGGTTTCAGTTGTGAAAAATCGCTGGGAGTGTGCAAGGCAGAAAAAACCAGCATGGAGAGGCGGTGCTATAAGGTGAAGGCTAAAATACCATGGAGGCAAAAATAAACTGTGTGTACTGGCTTACTAACTCCTTTTAATAGTAGAGATATATGTGATTTGGTAAGATAAGAAAATATGTGATTTGACAAGATAATAAAAAATGTTATTTTTTGTTGTATTAGGAAAGTTGCGATTCTCATTAATAGTagagataatgataataataaATGGCAACACATTGGAAGGTTGTCGAGAATGCATTTTAGTATAAGGTTATCTCACATAGATGGTATGATTTTTAAATTCTTAATCAACTATTTATTTACGTGACTAAATTGAATCAACACCTGACAAAAGTAAGCACACAAAACAAGATCTCACCCTTAAATGGGATTTGGTTTTCTAACAATATGAAGAAAAATACAATAGAAGATATTGTGTGAGGTGAGGCGAAAATAAACCAGTGAACGAAGGTGGCGGGAGGAGAGGCGAAAATAACCGACAAAAATAAATTTGGATACCTGGCCACAACTCCCCTAGATAAAGGTCACACAGACCCCAGAATCTCTTTATAATCAAGCAACCAATGAACGTGAGGTCGTAAGCCGTGGACGCACTATCCGTGCCACTTCCAcgcgggcccggcccggcccgccCGAACCGCGGCGTCCACGAGTTTCTGCGTCCGGCCGCGGGGACGAGGAGGCGTAAGCTTTTTTCCATTTGCCCCCCCGCCCACCGGCCGCGGTCATCCCCGCCGTCCGTTCCCCGCGCAGACCACCTCCCCGCCGTCCGTTTCCCCTCCCGGTATATAAACCCTCCCTCCCTCCATCCCATCCCCCGTCCGTCCAtcgccgccactcctctcctcgCCGCCActcttcttctccggcgaggcCAGGAAGAGAAGGGAGGATAAGAGGAGAGGAGGGATCCCAAGCCAAGAGATCCGGAGATCTCCATGGCGACCGCGCTGCGTCTGGCGGCGGTCGCGCGGGACTCTCCGGCGGCCGTCTCCAAGCTCGGGAGGGAGAGGGCCTTGCTGCGCGCGGCCGCTAGGCCGGGTGGGCAATGCTGCGCGCGGAGGGGGCTGGTGCTCCGCTGCCAGAGTGGGGCGGCCACGCTCAAGAAGGGCGAGGCGGCGGATGGGGCCGGGGCAGCGGCGGGGTTCACCGTGGTGATGAAGTTCGGCGGCTCGTCCGTGTCGTCTGCCGCGCGGATGCGGGAGGTGGCCGACCTCATCCTCAGCTTCCCCGAGGAGACGCCCGTCGTCGTCCTCTCCGCCATGGGCAAGACCACCAACAACCTCCTCCTGGTACCACCGCTATTCTCCATTTTCCGCTCGCCCAAATTCGACTTCTTTGTCGTTCCGTGCGTGCTGAATGTGCTTGGCTGCGGGATTGTGCAGGCCGGAGAGAAGGCGGTGAGCTGCGGCGCCCCCAAGGCGTCGGAAATCAACGAGCTCGCCGTCATCAAGGAGCTCCATCTCAGGTGCGTATTGATTTTGTCATCTTGCCGTCCCCTGTTGCTTGCAAGTCTGGTTCCATCTCAGGAGTGTGAGTGTTCCTTGGTTTGCTCTGCTCAGGACCATCGATGAGCTTGGACTAGATAGCTCCATTGTTTCAGGTATGTCACTGTTGCTTTCCCCTTTCAGATGTTGGCTCAAAGTCAATACTTGTTCTGTAAAAACTAATATGGAATTCTCCAAGTCatgcctttttcttctttcctAGTTAGAGATCCACCCACCGAATGATAAGCAAGTAAACTCGCCTTTCGCCACTTGCGGTGCATCAGTAATTCCATGAAGTAGCTGAATCTTTCTGCTGAATATGTCTCTTCTGCGTGTTTTCAGATTAAGCAAGACTTCTGTTTTGCCTTGCAACNNNNNNNNNNNNNNNNNNNNNNNNNNNNNNNNNNNNNNNNNNNNNNNNNNNNNNNNNNNNNNNNNNNNNNNNNNNNNNNNNNNNNNNNNNNNNNNNNNNNNNNNNNNNNNNNNNNNNNNNNNNNNNNNNNNNNNNNNNNNNNNNNNNNNNNNNNNNNNNNNNNNNNNNNNNNNNNNNNNNNNNNNNNNNNNNNNNNNNNNNNNNNNNNNNNNNNNNNNNNNNNNNNNNNNNNNNNNNNNNNNNNNNNNNNNNNNNNNNNNNNNNNNNNNNNNNNNNNNNNNNNNNNNNNNNNNNNNNNNNNNNNNNNNNNNNNNNNNNNNNNNNNNNNNNNNNNNNNNNNNNNNNNNNNNNNNNNNNNNNNNNNNNNNNNNNNNNNNNNNNNNNNNNNNNNNNNNNNNNNNNNNNNNNNNNNNNNNNNNNNNNNNNNNNNNNNNNNNNNNNNNNNNNNNNNNNNNNNNNNNNNNNNNNNNNNNNNNNNNNNNNNNNNNNNNNNNNNNNNNNNNNNNNNNNNNNNNNNNNNNNNNNNNNNNNNNNNNNNNNNNNNNNNNNNNNNNNNNNNNNNNNNNNNNNNNNNNNNNNNNNNNNNNNNNNNNNNNNNNNNNNNNNNNNNNNNNNNNNNNNNNNNNNNNNNNNNNNNNNNNNNNNNNNNNNNNNNNNNNNNNNNNNNNNNNNNNNNNNNNNNNNNNNNNNNNNNNNNNNNNNNNNNNNNNNNNNNNNNNNNNNNNNNNNNNNNNNNNNNNNNNNNNNNNNNNNNNNNNNNNNNNNNNNNNNNNNNNNNNNNNNNNNNNNNNNNNNNNNNNNNNNNNNNNNNNNNNNNNNNNNNNNGCACACAATCCCTATGTAGTACGTACATCTTTCTGTTTATCTGACCATCTCCCTGTGCTGAAAGCTCTGTAAATATTCCTGTCACTCTGGGATCATGATCTTCGATGAACAACAAGGTTTTGGTTCATAGAATTAACCAATGCCCACCTCACCCATTTTCATAATATGAAGTTAATGCTGGCAATTTAAATTCTTAAGCCAGTGAATATATATTTTGAGTGTCAGCAGAATGTTTCCCATTTTTGAGGTCCTGGTGGCCCAAAATATACAGACCATACCTTATTAAAAGGCCATAGAAGGATCTATTAGTACCGCAGCTGTGTCCGCATTTTTTGCTTATGAAGTGATCAGAATCAATCAACACCAAGTTTTTTATGTACAGTAAGTAAGGGTCCGACCTGCTTAAGCTGCTCTCTTATCCTAATGGGGACAACCTTTTTTCCTTTAGCTGCACAAAACTGTTCTCTTTTTTCTTTTGTGGTGTGCCACCATTTTCGATGGTGGGGTGTAAATGAACATGGATACACCCATTTTCCCTTTAAATTATATATGATGGTGAGAAGCCTGGAGGTCATTGTCATCCATTCACATCCTTTTCACCCTTTTTGTTCTATATTCAATAGGGACAGCTTTTGTATTCTATAGATTAGTGGTTAGACCATAGTTGGTTTAACTTTTCCCCCTCAATTGGATGACACTATTTAATACATTGACCTCAGTGTACAGCTGAACAAATTAGTCTGAAACAATGATGTTCAATCAGTCTCACAATGCATCGCAAATTTCCCTGTCGAACAAGCTCTTGTTAATATATAATTTTTATCTTCTACAATCTACATAAAACATTAAATTAATGTAAACACAGcctatgtttttaaggcgacgcCTTACCGCCTTAGGGAGGGGGGGCGCTTTGGCGCCTAGGCGGGCGCTTTGGACGCCTAGGCGCCCAAAGCGGTCGATTTTCCAAAGCGGAGGGGCAGCGCTTCGACGCCTAGGCGTCACCTTAGGGACGCTTTAAAAACATAGAACACAGCAAGTGTGGCATGCAGATTTCAATTCACGCACATACCCCTTCATGACTAATGTGGAAGATATAGAACAAGTGAAATGTTCCTGAGTCCCATACTTGATGTGTTCCCCAACACATAAAATTCAGACAATCTGAAGTGTGGTATGCTTGATCCTTACTCATAACACCAGCACAAGCTGTGGTAATTGATTCTTTAGCAATTATCCATTGTTTGTTGCCTTGCATCTTTTGGGCTAATTCAACACTTTACATTCATTTTGTCTTTCACAAAAGTGTCTTCTGTAGTACTATACAAACAACACATTTTAACTGTTCAATCGAACAGGTTTTTTGGACGAATTGGAGCAACTGCTTAAGGGTGTTGCTATGATGAAAGAGCTGACTCTTAGGACACGAGATTACCTTGTATCCTTTGGTGAATGCATGTCTACAAGAATATTTGCTGCATATTTGAATAAACTTGGGAAGAAGGCACGACAGGTAATTCTAGCAAGCAACAATTTAGTAGTTTGGTTACAACTTTGTTTTGCGGCATAAATGTTTGGACCTGTTGAAAGTAATGCAATTAGACAGAATATTTCCAGAAGGGGTTCTTAGTATCTCGCTAACATGGAAAAATGAATAGGTTATAGGAATATCGTTGACAGTCTCGTGAGTCTTTCCTTGTATATATTCTTTTGCTTCTGCTTCTAGTTGACTGGTGAAAGTAATTGCGTCAAGTTGATTAATTGTACTGTGATACGGCAACATTGCTTCCATGAACCACCAAAAGGTCCCAGCCATGCAACGTGTGAACTAGCTGTGCTGTGTCAAGCACATGCAGTATGCTGTTAGTAGATATGATGATAGCCCACAGCTTGGTTGCGAAAAAACCTGTAGTATGCCTGTCCGGTGTCCGCCACTTGGCTATCCAAACTATGGAAAGTAATCAGCTCCCTGGGGGTATATCCAAGTGTGAGGGAGCTGAGAAAGGTGGGAAGTTTGCATCTCATATTAGCAGGGTATGACCGAGAGTTAAATCTGTTCTTCTATACACTACTGCAGTTAAACCTTCTGGCTATGCCCTAGTGCATGTGGATGCCTATATTGCTGACGGAAGTTGCTTTAGCCCACAACTATGTGACATTGGGTTGGAATTTGTAATGAATTTCACAACTACCTGTAATTAGACATGTTCCACAAATAACAATGATATTTCATTCGAACAATGCCTTAACTATTATTTTTTCTTGTTTGCAGTATGATGCTTTTGATCTTGGCTTTATAACCACTGACGATTTCACAAATGCTGATATTCTCGAAGCAACTTATCCTGCTGTTGCAAAGAGGCTACATGGAGATTGGATTGATGACCCTGCTATTCCTATAGTGACTGGTTTCCTTGGGAAGGTCTGTAATGTTATGTTATTCATGCGCAAGAGTATTTAGCTTTGTTTGTGCTTATGATGATGCGCATACAAATAACAGGGGTGGAAATCATGCGCGGTCACAACGTTAGGAAGGGGCGGCAGTGACTTGACCGCTACAACCATTGGCAAAGCCTTGGGGTTAAGAGAAATCCAGGTttgttttctattttagtgatctattTGAATTACCGGGTGAAAGGCTGGGTGGTACTGAAACTCCACGTTCTAAGCTGCATCCAAAAGCTGTGTATTTAGATTTGGTTAATTATGCTTCCGCTGCTAAGTTGTCCAGATGTTTAACCAAATAAACTTGAAAGCGATGGATAATGGGTGGTGGAGTTGTAGTGCATATGCTATATTTTGCTGTGCTGTGGGCTGTAACTCAATTTTTTAAATCTGCAACAGGTTTGGAAGGATGTAGATGGTGTGTTGACGTGTGATCCAAATATTTATGCAAATGCGGTACCAGTACCCTACTTGACTTTTGATGAGGCAGCTGAACTTGCTTATTTTGGTGCACAGGTATTCCTGTTTATTTACTTATTGACTGAATAATGGAAGTTTGCCTGTTGCACCTTATTAACTTAGTAAATGCTGCTATATGGTTATTCTCAATTCCTGGCATTTCAAAATTAGTTAGTTTTGTGGTTCAGGGGGTTGGCTGTGTAAGCAGGGACCTTTACAGCATTGATACTCTTTGTTATATGTGTTTCTTGTGTTACTAGGTGatttagcaagtattgttctaccaTTTATATAACACTTGCACAAATACTTCCACCAACTACTAGGTTTTGCATCCCCAATCCATGCGACCAGCTAGGGAAGGTGGTATCCCAGTTCGAGTGAAGAACTCATATAACCGTCATGCACCTGGCACTGTGATCACTAAAACAAGAGATATGCGCAAGGTTTGTTACATGACTGTGTCAGTATATTCTGATTCTTCCATGTGAAATTGCTACTGATCCCTGATTGGACATTATTTTGCAGAGCATATTAACCAGCATTGTCCTGAAATCAAATATTACCATGCTGGATATAGTGAGCACAAGGATGCTCGGACAGTATGGCTTTCTAGCTAAGGTAAATAACGACAGTCTTGTGGCTCTCTTTCCCTATAGCTATACGCTTTCTTTTCTTGTACGCCGTTTTTGACTTTCTATGCAGGTCTTCTCTGCAAAGGTAAACATAGCAACAGTCTTGTGGCTCCTTTTTCCTACAGGTATATCTGTTTTTTTTTACTATATTGTTTTTGCGCAGGTCTTCTCAATATTTGAAGATTTGGGTATCTCTGTTGATTCTGTGGCTACTAGTGAAGTCAGCATATCATTGACACTAGATCCATCAAAACTGTGGAGTCGTGAATTGATCCAGCAGGTAAAAACTTGGGACCTTATTCCACTTTTATGTAAAGTTTTCTGCCAACAATACTGCTTGGCACTGTCCTACCGCTGTGTTTTTTATATATGCTCCTGTTTCATTGTTTTGTTGTGATGATGTGGCAGgagcttgatcatgtagttgaagagCTTGAAAAGATTGCAGTTGTTCATCTCCTACAGCACAGATCAATCATTTCCCTGATAGGGAACGTGCAGAGATCGTCTCTGATTCTTGAGAAGGTACGACTACGCAAACTTTATCTTAACATAATGCACGATGTGGTAATGCGTTACAATGCTCACCAAATATTTTAAGTGCTTCAGTTGATCATTTTGCATCATAGCGTTTATATTCACTGCTTGCATGCCAGGCGTTCAACGTTCTACGCAGAAATGGTGTTAATGTTCAGATGATTTCGCAAGGGGCGTCCaaggtaataataataataatgtccCCTTCGCCAAAATGGgacgaactttgttttctacacatgtcgGTTTCTAACTGTGCATATGAGCAGGTGAACATCTCCTTGGTGGTGAATGACAGCGAGGCGAAGCAGTGCGTGCAAGCCCTCCACTCGGCATTCTTCGAGAACGGCTTCTTGTCAGAAGTCGAGGAAGCGGACCTTGCACAGAAGAGGGCTCCAGTCCTAGTAAGCTCGAATGGTGCCATCAACGGAAACTAGTCGACGTCGCTTTTTTCTACTTCCAGCAACGGATGCGCCGTTCTTAGGTTAAGAGGGTGATTCGACCTTGGATTGTGATTCATTGGTGTTGTACGAGCGGTATTATAGCTATCATGGTTGGTGTCGTAAGAGCGAGCGGTGTTATGGTTAGCATGATTCTTGGAGTGCTAGCATATGGCAGCCCAATCAATGTATGTGATTGTGTGAGGCGTGCTACTTGCTGAACTTAACCATTGGAGGTTTGTAGTGCACTCCTTGGGTGTCTTCTACCAAATACTTACTAAATAGTATGTGTGTTGTTCCTCCTATTTATATTAGCGAATAATTCTTGTTTTTGTCTTTGATATCTATGGCATGGTGAGCGTGGGCACTGTTTTTCTGCCTATGGACTTGTAAATCTGACAAGAGAAGTTAGATTCGTTGAGGTATATGTGTGGACTAGACAAGTTAGATTCGTTGAGGTATTACCTGTAAATAAACTGCAAGCTCACtgttttttttttttaaaaaaatattcaagCTCACTGATTCTTAGATATACAGAAAGGAAAGAAAATGGAGAAGCTGAAAACTGCATAAAAAGGAATTTTGGGGCTTGCTGCActtttcttcttcttccagatAGCAGATTATAAGTTTGCTGAAAATGTGAAGCAAGATGTGATGGATGTTAAAACATAGAGTATATGGCTACTGGAGACTATACATGCACATAGAAAACCGAAACGATGCGAACTTTACCAAAAATAATGAAAAGGAAATAAGTGCCCGAGCAAAATATGCTGGAAGTTAGGACAAATACATCCATCTATATGTAAAATGTACAAACCAacacaaaaattgaaaaaaataataACAAAACTTGAAATGTCTGAGCCCAGGTTCGAACTGGGGACCTTTAGTGTGTGAGACTAACGTGATAACCAACTACACCACCCAGACAATTGTGTTCACAGTATCGACATACCAGAATATTAAAGAGACTCCCCAGGTGTTACAGTCTATCTCCGCCTTCTCATTCTTACCAGGTTATTGGCTGCCGTCATGGAGACAGAGCCTGATGCTGATAGGCCCGTATGCCGAAGAGGCCGCCAATGCTGGACCTGTTAGCACGATGTTTCCCTGTTTCAATGCACAGAAATCAACACGCCCGCATTCACTGCTAGGGTGAATATCTCTTCCATATTGCAAAATATTTTATATCAATCCACCATTGGAAGATAGACAATATCAGTCTACCATTGCAAAAGATGATATCAATCTACCATCGAGACAATACAGTATATCAATATATACCATCGCTAACAGAAGTTTGACAAACAACCTTTGCCGATGATGAAAATGACACAGCCCACATGTGATTTTCCTTGCCTCTTCTAGTCCTATGCTCTCCCTTTGTGTAATGGAGCAATGTCAGGAAGAGCTACAGACTACAGTGCTCGACAAATTTTTTTTTTGCGATGATAAGAGAGTTTTATTCCATATGAGTAGGGTTATCGACAACTTATTTTTGTTGTACTTACCATATTTGTATGCTCAAAATTGCCCCCGACCAATCAACGGCTAGGATTAAATTATCCTCTTAACTCCTCTTATCTCTTAGATGATGCTCAACAGGTTCAATCGAGAGCTATTCAGGAAAAATTCCTGCTAATATCTCATTTTGCATTTTCTACTGAAGTCCGTGGTCCTCTTCCCTTTCTCCCATAAGACATCTTACCATTTTCTACCCAATTACATTCTTTTGTTAGTATCACTTTAATATTATAATTATATAActcgttttatttatttttattttggttGTAGCCCTCAAGAAGTGGTGAAGTTCAATGTTCCGCCTGACTCATACACGACGTTCATGTCGACTATGCATGCCAAGCTATTGGGCCCACATCCGGAGAAGGTCAAACAACAACCATGCTACTGGTCAAGCTGACCAACGACAACTAGCCTCCACCATGGTGGGCCGAAGAGGAGTTGGTAGGCAAGGGCGGGGCTGCCCCCAAGGTTTCCGTTTGCAACAACAACACGTATGTCTTCGCCTTCACCAACTTTGAAGGGAAGTTGTTCAAGCTGACAGATGGAAGAACCGAAGTCCTCTCATACACCACACCA is drawn from Triticum dicoccoides isolate Atlit2015 ecotype Zavitan chromosome 4A, WEW_v2.0, whole genome shotgun sequence and contains these coding sequences:
- the LOC119287419 gene encoding aspartokinase 1, chloroplastic-like; translated protein: MATALRLAAVARDSPAAVSKLGRERALLRAAARPGGQCCARRGLVLRCQSGAATLKKGEAADGAGAAAGFTVVMKFGGSSVSSAARMREVADLILSFPEETPVVVLSAMGKTTNNLLLAGEKAVSCGAPKASEINELAVIKELHLRTIDELGLDSSIVSGFLDELEQLLKGVAMMKELTLRTRDYLVSFGECMSTRIFAAYLNKLGKKARQYDAFDLGFITTDDFTNADILEATYPAVAKRLHGDWIDDPAIPIVTGFLGKGWKSCAVTTLGRGGSDLTATTIGKALGLREIQVWKDVDGVLTCDPNIYANAVPVPYLTFDEAAELAYFGAQVLHPQSMRPAREGGIPVRVKNSYNRHAPGTVITKTRDMRKSILTSIVLKSNITMLDIVSTRMLGQYGFLAKVFSIFEDLGISVDSVATSEVSISLTLDPSKLWSRELIQQELDHVVEELEKIAVVHLLQHRSIISLIGNVQRSSLILEKAFNVLRRNGVNVQMISQGASKVNISLVVNDSEAKQCVQALHSAFFENGFLSEVEEADLAQKRAPVLVSSNGAINGN